One region of uncultured Sulfurimonas sp. genomic DNA includes:
- a CDS encoding F0F1 ATP synthase subunit C, protein MKKVLFLMLALATAAMASDGEVANQTLKAYSMIAAGLGLGLAALGGAIGMGHTAAATIAGTARNPGLGAKLMTTMFIALAMIEAQVIYALVIALIALYANPYLG, encoded by the coding sequence ATGAAAAAAGTTCTATTTTTAATGCTAGCTCTTGCAACTGCTGCAATGGCATCTGATGGTGAGGTTGCTAACCAAACTCTTAAAGCTTACTCAATGATCGCTGCTGGTCTTGGTCTTGGTCTTGCTGCTCTTGGTGGAGCTATCGGTATGGGTCATACTGCTGCTGCAACAATCGCTGGTACTGCACGTAATCCAGGTTTAGGTGCTAAACTAATGACTACTATGTTCATCGCTCTTGCAATGATCGAAGCACAAGTTATTTATGCACTAGTAATTGCTCTTATCGCACTTTATGCTAACCCATATTTAGGTTAA
- the brxL gene encoding BREX system Lon protease-like protein BrxL, whose translation MLDEKIKKYFENECVHKTTTNYSIFGGKNIPSFIKDWLVKRYSDEFGNVDSKSINNFLKEHMPTDDKAIKKEIWEGKDKKILARLLIEPDIKKDILKFSIPDIGIKFNETRIEKYVAKKHKELKSGEVWGVVTLTYNNNDKEKFIELVDFKSFSPYKVDLDFFKQARKNFTTEEWVNLLIRAMEYNPDGFSSIGQKITFLSRLLVFVEPRVNLIELAPKGTGKSYIFGNLSKYGWLISGGVVTRAKLLYDVSKQMPGVIINYDYVAMDEIQTITLKDESEIAGGLKSFLESGTFSIANVRQTSNAGFIILGNIPLDEDNNPIVKSYFEPLPDVFRESAFLDRFHGFIKGWEMPRINQSMIMDGNTLNVEYFSEILHLLREDISYSPIVNSILDVPPHADTRDVNAIKRLTTAYLKLLFPHVESIDDINMDEFKLFCFDEAYKKRGVIRKQIHQIDREFSEDLPNIKLVH comes from the coding sequence ATGCTAGATGAAAAAATAAAAAAATATTTTGAAAATGAATGTGTTCATAAAACAACAACAAATTATTCTATATTTGGTGGAAAAAACATTCCATCTTTTATTAAAGACTGGTTAGTTAAAAGATACAGCGATGAATTTGGCAATGTAGATTCAAAATCAATTAATAACTTTCTAAAAGAACACATGCCTACTGATGATAAAGCAATTAAAAAAGAAATTTGGGAAGGCAAAGACAAAAAAATACTTGCGAGACTTCTAATTGAACCTGACATAAAAAAAGATATTTTAAAATTTTCCATCCCTGATATTGGAATTAAATTTAATGAAACTAGAATAGAAAAATATGTAGCTAAAAAGCATAAAGAACTAAAAAGTGGTGAAGTATGGGGAGTTGTAACTCTTACATATAATAATAATGATAAAGAAAAATTTATTGAATTAGTTGATTTTAAATCATTTTCTCCATATAAAGTAGATTTAGATTTTTTCAAACAAGCTAGAAAAAACTTTACAACAGAAGAATGGGTTAATTTACTAATAAGGGCTATGGAATATAACCCTGATGGATTTAGTAGTATTGGACAAAAAATAACTTTTTTAAGTAGATTATTGGTATTTGTAGAACCTAGAGTCAATTTAATAGAATTAGCACCGAAGGGTACTGGTAAATCATACATTTTTGGTAATTTAAGTAAATATGGATGGCTTATAAGTGGTGGAGTAGTTACAAGAGCTAAACTTCTTTATGATGTCTCCAAACAGATGCCAGGTGTAATAATAAACTATGATTATGTTGCTATGGATGAAATTCAAACAATTACACTAAAAGATGAAAGTGAAATAGCAGGTGGATTAAAAAGTTTTTTAGAAAGTGGAACATTCTCTATAGCTAATGTTAGACAAACTTCAAATGCAGGTTTTATCATACTTGGAAACATACCACTAGATGAGGATAACAATCCTATAGTTAAAAGCTATTTTGAGCCACTTCCAGATGTATTTAGAGAGTCTGCCTTTTTAGATAGATTTCATGGCTTTATTAAGGGATGGGAAATGCCTAGAATTAATCAAAGTATGATTATGGATGGTAATACATTAAATGTTGAATATTTTAGTGAAATTTTACATTTACTGAGAGAAGATATATCATATTCTCCAATTGTAAATTCAATTTTAGATGTTCCACCGCATGCTGATACAAGAGATGTAAATGCAATAAAACGATTGACTACAGCTTACTTAAAATTATTATTTCCTCATGTAGAATCTATTGATGATATCAATATGGATGAGTTTAAATTATTTTGTTTCGATGAAGCATATAAAAAAAGAGGTGTAATACGAAAACAGATACATCAAATAGATAGGGAGTTTTCTGAAGACTTGCCTAATATCAAACTAGTTCATTAA